The nucleotide window CACGAAGAATGCACCGATATTGCTAGCACCTTTAGCTAGAGTGGCCTTGTGCATTTCTGTGGATGCATGCTGAGCTAGGTCATTCTCCCCTTCTTGGCCAGTTGAGAATTCCTGACGCATAAGGTACAGAAAGCTttctgtgagtctttctgtgagTGGGCTTCCCCCACATCTTTTTTTGCTTCACATTGTTTGTTGTAGCTGCACAGTCTTTGCATGTTTACCCATATTTCCTTGATATGCCAAACTGACCGAACAATAACAGAAATTACTTTTCAGGAATTGGCGTGTTTACACTATACTGTGTTTGGATGAATATACGGGACAAGGGAGGTCCCGTATGGGACAAACCAAATTTAGCccaatatttttatattttttttatttaactaggcaagtcagttaaagaacacattcttattttcaatgacggtctaggaacagtgggttaactgcctgttcagaggcagaacgacagatttgtaccttgtcagcttggggattcgaacttgcaacctttcggttactagtccaaccctctaacaactaggctaccctgccgcaatGCTGACCCAATATAAGGGACATCCTGGCTAATAAGGGACAGTTGGCAACCCTAGTTGTAGGTTATAGCATTGCCAGCTAGTTATTAGTGACAAGGATGGAGACTAGCTACTGGCTACAATGGGAAAGGGTAAGCTTATGGGGGACTTTGAGGGACGTActgtacagtgctttcagaaaatattcatacccctttactAATTccacatttttggttccaaactgAATTCAAGAGGGATTCAATTGATtgtctctcacccatctacacacaataccccataatgacaaagtgaaaacatgtttttagaaatgttagcaaatgtattaaattaaatacaaaaatatctaatttacataagtatacacACCCCTAAGACAATACTTTGTCTTTGTAGAGGCAcctttgtcagtgattacagctgttagtctttctgggtactatacagtaagtctctaagagctttccacacctgtattgtgcaacatttgcccattttattattttcaaaattcttcaagatttgtcaaattgattgttgatcattgctagacaaccattgtcaggtcttgccatagattgttAACTTCTTGGCTATCCAAGCATTTATGTTAggatctctctcagcagacaaaccattacaaacagctagcagcaaagtagattggtcagaAAAGCAAtgaaatgaatcgcttacctttgatgatctttggatgtttgcactcaagactcccagttacataATAAATcttccttttgtttgataaaattatttttatatccaaaaacctccatttggttggtgtattttgttcagaaatccacaggctcgttcAGGTCATGAcgggcagacaaattccaaatagtatccgtaaagttcgtagaaacatgtaaaactttttttataatcaatcctcaggttgtttttacaataaataatcgataatatttcaacctgaccgtagctttttcaatagagagaaaatgtctgctccaagctgttgcgcatgcaaaactctgctggcacccagccatccactgatgCGATGTGATCGTTCTCGCTCATTTTTTataataaaagcctgaaactatgtctaaagactgttcacaccatgtggaagccgtaggaaaaggaatctggttgatatccctttaaatagagggaaggcatgcaatggaacagagaggtttcaggaaaaacagcacttcctggttggattttcctcaggtgtTCGCCAATTCTGTTATACtgacagacaatattttgacagttttggaaacattagtgttttctatcctaatctgacaattatatgcatattctagattctgggcctgacaaataggcagtttcatttgggtacatttttcatccaaacatcaaaatactgccccctacactcaacaggttaagtACATTTGAGGtataaactgtaactcggcccactcaggaacattcactgtcttcatggtaagcaactccattgtAGATTTGGAGGTTATTttggaggttattttcctgatttAAAGTGAGTACATCTACCAGATTTTCCTCCTTAGCTCcattctatttttttttatcctgaaagaCTCCCCATTACGTAacgagcatacccataacatgatgcaaagCAGCACTATGCTTTTTGTCTTAATGGCCATGCTACAGGCGGCTAtatcagtctgttaatacaggactagtaaaggcccagtgtactACTTTTGTGAATTTAAAAATATTTACAAATAATGCAAATATTGCCCATGCTATATATAGATGGATATATTGGTCCGCtaaaagccaatttatgcttgatctgaaaatgtggtttttcagggggtgctgcagcacccctacTTTCCACAGctatgtgtgtggggtacagagatgaggtagtcattgaaaaatcatgttaaacacttattgcacacaTAGGGAGTCCATCCATTATTATAGAAAAATTGAGCGGTATATCTTAGCTTGCATTTTGACTcggaaaaggttggtgaccactgtccCACAGCCACACACCTGTCAAAACGCTCACAACAGTACAGTGAATGGGGGCCATATGTATCAAGCGACTCAAAGTAAGAGCGACCCCCTGTCTGTTGAATCTTATTCAGggtgatctaaaaggctaaactgatcctaaatcagaaCTTATACTCAGAGAGGCTTGAGACATACGGCCCCAGGCAATATGCAAAAGCATTGTGTCGTGAATGTGAGGTGAAGTTTTCATTTGTATACAGACTAGGCTACATCTTCTTGGGTATTGTTTTATTTGGATAGATTCCAGTGACAAAGCCTCTCTTGAGACAATGATGCATTGTTTTTCATCATGGTTCACTGATAATTGCTCACATAGGCATTTGTGGCTCAGCACAGATGTTAATTATGGTAGGTGGCCAGTCTGAGTGTAGCTTGTTGTGCCTCTAGCTATTTTTGTTGTCTCCCAAGAGGGAGCATCCCTCAATCCTCACTGCTTGCTCTCACCCTGGTTAGATCAGTTTGTGAGCTAGTGGAAAAACAACCATCTAGAGATGTTGGAGTTGTACCAGGCAAGTAACACAATAGCTATCACAGAGTCTGTCAAAAGCTTTTGTCCCTCTTTAATGGTGATCTGGTATGGGGAAATTATCCGGGGTCCTACTGTCATTTGAATTGAGAGATTGCTTTTGAGTGCTTCTTTTCCTCTTCTCTATAGAAGTGGAAGCAGCTGTCTCGGCTGCAGCACAGTCTCATCCTCTTCCTGCTAGCTCTGCTGCTGATATGTGGATTGCTCTCCTACCCCAGGTTCTCAGAGCAATGGAGAGAGAGTTCTCCTTTCCCACACTCCACTGGCTGTTAGATAAAGAAAGCTGATGAGTATTTTGTATTTGTATGCTGCTGTTGATATCTATTTAttgaacccttattttaccaggtaagttgactgagaacacattttaATTTACAACAACGACCTGGGtgatagttacaggggagagaagggggatgaATTAGCCACTTGGAAGCTAGGGATGATTAGATCGCCATGATggcatgagggccagattgggaggACACCGGagtaacacccctactcttacgataaatgCCATGGGATCTTTCGTGACCACAGAGAGTACAAAGCGCAGGATCATGTGCTTTGTATTGCTCTGTATTGATTTCTGTGTCGTCGTGTGTTTATGTGCGCTTATGCATGTTGGACAGGGCTGTAAGGGATAACtgggatggagacagggaaagaggccTGAAACCCGTCCCCCCAGGGGTCAACCGTCGGCCCAGCTGGAGGTCCAGCTGTTGGCTTGGCGGGTGTAGCTGTCGGCCCAGAGCCTGGTCCAGCAATGGTTCCAGGACTCATACCAGAACCCCAAAGACCAAAAGTCCCTTCTCTACCCAAATCCGTAGCCAAGGTCATTGTAGTAAATGATCAGTTTCAATTGGTTTTATGTTTAATTATGTTTAATTAAACCTACCAAACATTCAAGTGATTCTGGGTCCAAGAACAGACAGTGAAGCAACTGTTTTGGCTGTCCTTCAGCACCTTTGTCAGAACATACTGTAATCTATTGTAATTAACTGTGTTTACCTACATAGAAGAGACCATTCCCAAACAAGAGAGGACCTCCACGCCTGCAGAAGGAGGGGAATGTATCCGATTCATTGGTAAAACTAGCTGAAAAAGAACCAGTGGAGAAAGCTGAAGAGGAAGAGCAAGGAGAGAAGCCGCTTGTCAGGTAAAACcctatttggtattttattaggatccccattagctgttgcgaaagcagcagctacttttcctggggtccacacaaaacatgaaacatgacttAATACAGAACATAAATAGACAAAAACAGCTCAAGGATAGAATTACATCAATTTAAAAAAGGCACATCAAtacatacaaacaaacaatctaggtcaaataagggagaggcgttgtgcctgAGGTGTTGCTTTAGCTGTTTTTTttaaccaggtttgctgttcatttgagcaatatgagatggaaccgAGCTCCATGCAATAATGTCTCTATttaatactgtacactttctttAATCTTTTCTgtatttggggactgtgaaaagacccatggtggcatgtctggtggggtaagtgtgtgtgtcagagctgtaaGTGGACCATGCATACAATTTGgtattttcaacacattaatgttccTTTTAAAAACAAGTGAAGCAGTTAGtgtctcctcaactcttagccaagagcaACTGGCATTCATAGTATTTGTATTAGCCCTCtaattacaatgaagagcaagacgtgctgctctgttcttgGCCAGCGggagcttaactaggtctttccttgcagcgctcgaccacacgactggacaataatcaagataagacaaaacaagagcctgcaggacttgctttttggagtgtggtgtcaagaaaGCAGAGCATCCCTCTTTTTTCCGGACAGACCTCTCACCAGCTTTACAACCATTTaacctatatgttttgaccatgacagtttacaatgtAAGGTAaaaccaagtaatttagtctcctcccTCAGTTGTTCACCAGCCAAATCATTCATTAACAAATTCAGCCGAGGTCtcgaacttagggaatgatttgtaccaactACAATGCTCATAGCTTTAGAGATATttaggaccagtttattactgtccatccattccaaaacagatataactctttgttaagggttttaGTGACTTccttagctgtggttgctgatgtatatatatggttgaatcatcagcatacatggacacacatgctttgttttaATGCCAGTGTCGggtcattggtaaaaaaaaaaaaaagtgtagagGACGTAGAGAGCTGCCCTtcagtacaccacactttacatgtttcacATTAGAGTATATATACtccaattatatatatatactcacgtgtatatatactccaatttaggcactcctccttctctccatcaaTTATGGTTCGACAGGAAGAGGGTAATAGGGTATAAAACCGTAATTTCTCCCTTAAGGGaatctgacctgacctcaaccactCATTTGACTAATCCACAGATCCCCTATAGCAATCTTGCGACTTCCTCCCGTCCACCCAACACATTCCAAAGCCATCtggctcctacagataaccattaaccTCTGAAACCAGTCTCTATCACTCCTTAGATATGATATTTCTAAGTataacaatgtttcaagtttaACCCATAATCTAAAAGTCCCCCGTTTTGAACATTTTAACTCCACACTGTTCAACATTACATTAACTTGGAAATTACTTAGAATTGgacaaacaataataataaaacatgaacaaaaaataaaacatgatTAACATTCACAGTTAGGCTTATGGCCTCTgttctatatacagtgccttgcgaaagtattcggcccccttgaactttgcgaccttttgccacatttcaggcttcaaacataaagatataaaactgtatttttttgtgaagaatcaacaacaagtgggacacaatcatgaagtggaacgacatttattggatatttcaaacttttttaacaaatcaaaaactgaaaaattgggcgtgcaaaattatcaGATACATTTATATTTAAATCTGCCAAATATCACTTACTGCTCTCCCCAATACCACAGTCTCTGGGGACATTTCAACGAGAGATAATGAAACCTCCCCTTCTGGAAAAGAAAGTTTACATTTCGTTGGCATTCAATATTCTATATTGTAATCAGAAATCCAAAAGTATTAATTATAAGTCAAACATGACAATTGTAAATCTAAAGCATTCTAAGTTAATTTTAGATTTAGTAACCCCTTTGCTAATTCCTTGTTACCCCTCCACCTTTTCGTACATTCTAGAAATATATTTCAGAATAAAACCACATAAAATGTCTTGTGATCAAAAAAAACCCCAAGGCATTCTGAGTTTACAAGGAGTGTTTGGCCATATAATTAAACAATTTTACCTTTAGAATCCATCCCCCTGGCATTTTGCCTAGATTCTTCAACCCAAAATGTTTTCCTGTGCAAATTTAGCCAATTTCTCATCATAAGGAATCCGCTATATTTGATCCCTGGCCTCCACTAAAAAGTTAGGTAAGATGTGATCTCATATGTCTTCCTTCACATAGAAACTGTAATCTCTATGAACCACTATTGATCAAACCGAAAAATGCACCCACTTGCATAGCGGCATTTCCTCCGAATGCAGAAGGTTCCATTCCTACTTACACACATTCTTCCAAAGTCCGCTAGCTCCCTGTTTTAGATGTGGGACTATCTCCCTACGCGTTTGATGTTTTTTCGCTACATTTCTGTCTTACCTTGGCCATTGAAACTATAGTTAGTGACTTCCCTGTGGTCCTATTAACCCCTCACACGTCTGCGAAGTGAGTTGATTTATATTCCACTCTCAAAACATCTTGCTCTATTTCATCCACAACCCCTACAATTGTCGTTTTGATCACAGGTTTCAAACCTGCCATCAAAGCCCAAAGAACAAATTCTATCAATGTGCTCATGTACCCAGTCTTTTTGCAGCTAAGTATCTCTATTAATTCCACATGTTCGAGCCGAATTGGTAGAAAGCTCATGTGCTTCTTTCAGTGACTCCATGGCTTTattaaaacttctttgggatagggtgcagcattttcacttttcacTTTTGTGCCCAGAGTgtctcctactcagtcccagatgctaatatatgcatagtattagtagtattggatagaaaacactctgaagtttctaaaactgtttgaacgatgtctgtgagtataacagaactcatatggtaggcaaaaacctgagaaaaatctggaaatctgaggttttgtagtttttgaacttgGCCCTATCGAATACACCGTGGGATATGGGTCAagatgcacttcctaaggcttccactagatgtcaaccatctttagaaatgtgaatgaggcttctactgtgaagtgggaccggatgagagctctttgagtcagtggtctggcagagtgtcacAGCCTCATGACgcgcggtcacgagagagttagctcccgttccatggcttttctacagacaatgaaattctccgggttggaacattattgaacttttatgatggaaacatcctaaagattgattctatacttagtttgacaagtttcttcgacctgtaatataactttttgaacgttTCGTCCGACTGGACCAGATCActcttttggatttgtttaccaaacgccctaacaaaagaacctattggacataaatgatggacattatcaaacaaaacaagcatttattgtggaactgcgaatCCTGGGAGtgtattctgatgaagatcatcaaaggtaagtgaatatttataatgctatttatgaataatgttgactacccaacatagtggatatttctctggctggtttgggctctgagcgccgttctcagattatgctttttccgtaaagtttttttgaaatctgacacagcggttgcatttaggagaagtgtatctaaagttccatgcataacactagAATTTTCataaacatttataatgagtatttctgtgaattcagtgcaatacatgttgagtgcccttctctgtaagcagtctgttgttaatttgttgacagcgaaatagcattgtatttggtcaaacacaatgtTTCCAACAGGTTGCTAAGAGCTGGCACTTttctgttagaaccagtaaaggctgctttaccactctcttgggtagcggaatgacttttgcttcacTCCAGGcttgaggacaaagactttcctcaaggctcagattaaagatacgACAGATAGGAGTGTCTATAGAGCCAGCTACCATCCTCAGGAGCTTTCAAtttaagttgtcaatgccaggaggtttgtcattattgattgaTAACAATAATTTGTCCACCTCTCctacactaactttacaaaattcaaacttacaatgcttttctttcattattagaTTTATTATGCTTGAGTACGATGGCTCACTGTTGGCATTTTCTGCCTAAATTTGCCCCCTTTGCCCATTAAGTAATCATTAACATCAAACGATTTTGTGATGATTGAGCCACTTGATTCGATGAAAGGAGTTGAATTtttctttctgcccataatttcatttaaagtactccaaagtgctttttccatcattctttatataattgatcttggcttcatattACAGTTTCTTGTTGTTGTGGTTGAGGttagtcacatcatttctcaatttgcagtgaATCAGCCAGTCTGATGTTCAGCCAGACTTATAAGCCACTtcttttgccccatctctttcaaccatacagtttttaatttcctcatcaatccatggaggttTAACAGTTCTAATAGTTAGtatcttaacaggtgcatgtttatcaataattggaagaagcaatgtCTGCATGCCCCTTATGAAAGACATCAGACCAgcaaatatttttaacatcacCCACATAAGAGTCACGGGAAAATCTTTTGTATAATCACTAATATACTATTTTAGGTccagctgttggaactttggcCTTCCTGGAtttagccactatattgtgatcactgcatccaatgggtacggatacagctttagaacaaagttctccAGTAATAGTAAACATGTGAttgatacatgtggatgatcttgttcctgtagtgtttgtgaacaccctggtaggttgtttaataacctgaaccagattacaggcactgttacagtgaaaagcttcctcttgagtggacagcttgatgaaaaacCAGTcgatattcaggtccccaagaaagcaGACCTCTCTGTTTACTTCACATATTGTCATGATTAACCACATTTGATATTGAACCACATTTGATATTGAATTAATCTCTTGACCAATCAGGGCCATTCTGCTGTAACACTGTTCTTACTATTTGTTTACAGTTTCATATCCTTTATAATTTGTGTGTTGCTTGTTTCATGCAGGTAGTTTGCGAGGTGCCATGATCGAGgcggaccaggctacagaacccccACCCTCTGCACATGAGAAGGATGCAGCTGTGCCCGCTGTACTAATCAACCCTGAGGACGCTGCCCCACTGGCACGAGGTAAGTCTCTGCCACACGCAACCATCTCATACCCTCAACCATACTGTACATCTTTACCCACTCCACAGCTTGAACAGTTGTGTTTTTGGCTTCACAAATGtgcactacctttcaaaagtttggggtcacttagaaatgtctttgtttttgaaagaaaagcacatttttcgtccattaaaataacataaaattggtcagagatacagtgtagacattgttaatgttgtaaattactattgtagctggaaaaacCTGATTTTCTATGGAATATCTATATATTCCATAGAAAaggtctgtttctctctctcatatgcAACGTTTGAGGAGGCGAGGAAAGTGGGTGGAAACTGAGTTGTTGATCTCTAAGAATATGGACGTGAACCTGTTTGAGAGCACCATCCGGATTGTGGGAGTCATGCTGAGCACCTACCACCTGACTGGGGATGAGATGGTCCTGGAGAAGGCTGTGAGTGACATGGGAAGGAAGGCTAGGACAGATTGTCACAGGGCTACTAGACAAGAGTAAGGTCTTTACTTCTGACTATACCTCCGTCTCTTGTTTCACACTTTAATTCCCCTGTTCACTGTTTCTCATGACTGACACTATTATCAAAGCAGGATAAAGGCTCTTCTCTTCCCTTTAAGAATGAATAAGTCAGACAAGTACCTAATTCCATTAGCTAATTTAGTAATGACCGTTGATGGTGATTGATATGTATTTTCTCGTCCTTTCTTCCCTTCTGCTCCTGTAGAAAGATATTGGGTTGAGGTTGATCCCTGCCTTCAAAACCCCCTCCAAGATCCCCTTCTCTGATGTGAACATTGGGAAGTGCACGGCCCACACACCTCGCTGGATGTCCGGCAGCACCCTGGCCGAGGTCACCAGTGTCCAGCTGGAGTTCAGAGAGTTCAGGCGTCTTACCGACGACCCTCAGTACCAGGTGAGGCCAGAGAGAGGTGCTCTGTGCCTCCTGTGGGTCATGTTGTGTTTTCTGGGATAATAATAATTTCTGCAATAATGAGTTAAACTCCTCTAACTTCAATCTATGCGGTCAGACAGATATTTTGTGTCCAGAAATGACAGATTGAACCAACGTTGGCTTTTCAATGGGGGTCATCCGTTGACAGATTATGGAGATCATTGTCTGTCAACAATTCAAGTCAACTATGAAGACATATTGTGTTTTTTGACTGACAATGATCTCCATTATCTGTCAACGGATGACCCCCATTGAAAAACCAACGTTGGTTCAATCTGTCATTTCTGGACACAAAATATCTGTCTGACCGCATAGATTGAAGTTAGAGGAGTTTAACTCATTATTGCATAGGTTTGAACTTGAGAAGAAGTTTTCCTTTGCAAAATGTTTTTCAACTGTGTGCTCTAATAATAAAGTCTTTATCAACCTGCCTATGCCTCCCTAGGAGGTGGTGAATGAGGTGATGAGGATGATCCATAA belongs to Oncorhynchus keta strain PuntledgeMale-10-30-2019 chromosome 9, Oket_V2, whole genome shotgun sequence and includes:
- the LOC118387989 gene encoding endoplasmic reticulum mannosyl-oligosaccharide 1,2-alpha-mannosidase-like, which codes for MQRLRRRGKWVETELLISKNMDVNLFESTIRIVGVMLSTYHLTGDEMVLEKAKDIGLRLIPAFKTPSKIPFSDVNIGKCTAHTPRWMSGSTLAEVTSVQLEFREFRRLTDDPQYQEVVNEVMRMIHKLPGKHDSLVTMFINAKCLVQPQSRVHPGGLGRQLLRVPSQTVDTERED